From the Bacillota bacterium genome, one window contains:
- a CDS encoding FAD-dependent oxidoreductase yields MRRYVVVGNSAAGVSAIRSIRAYDGSGPITLVSEEPYPFYSRVLLTHYVAGRVPRERLFLVGEGFYRVHGVEVLLGVRVVGLDVYGRRLELSDGRVIPYDVLLVATGARPVLARPFSPAREGVMGLRFLGDAERLRRATAAGARVAVVGGGPAGIKLACALREAGGNPTLLVSSPHILSQVADDEAALLLESRLAAHGLRVRCGVEVREVAGGPHGVEGLVLSDGTCVACDLVVVCKGVEPRAELLAGKAEVRRGVVVDDRMRTSLPEVYAAGDVVECTDVAWGQGRVGAIWPHAVAQGKVAGANMAGVHLLFRGALARNSLDVFGLPFVSMGVTRVPPEPGWSSQVLRDGDAYLKLVFRGGRIVGAVLVGCAGLAGVIQAAIRRGDGAWQQRIAIAGIPAERAREVCQGGIPGAEGSGG; encoded by the coding sequence TTGAGAAGGTACGTAGTGGTAGGCAACAGTGCGGCCGGAGTAAGTGCCATACGCAGCATACGGGCCTACGACGGTTCCGGTCCCATCACCCTGGTGTCCGAGGAGCCCTACCCGTTTTATTCCCGCGTGCTCCTCACCCACTACGTGGCCGGTCGGGTACCCCGGGAGCGGCTGTTCCTGGTGGGGGAGGGGTTTTACCGGGTCCACGGCGTGGAAGTCTTGCTGGGCGTGCGCGTAGTGGGCCTGGACGTCTACGGCCGGCGGCTCGAACTGAGCGATGGCCGGGTAATTCCGTACGATGTTCTCCTGGTGGCCACCGGGGCCCGCCCCGTGCTGGCGCGCCCCTTTTCGCCCGCACGGGAGGGAGTGATGGGCCTTCGCTTTCTCGGGGATGCCGAGCGGCTGAGGCGGGCAACTGCGGCGGGGGCGCGCGTGGCGGTAGTCGGCGGGGGACCCGCAGGCATCAAGCTGGCCTGTGCCCTGCGGGAGGCGGGTGGAAATCCCACCCTGCTGGTGAGTTCCCCTCACATCCTGTCCCAGGTAGCGGACGACGAGGCTGCCCTTCTACTGGAGTCGCGTCTTGCTGCCCATGGATTGAGGGTGCGGTGTGGTGTGGAGGTCAGGGAGGTGGCCGGCGGCCCCCACGGGGTCGAGGGCCTGGTGCTCAGCGACGGTACCTGCGTCGCCTGCGACCTGGTGGTGGTGTGCAAGGGTGTGGAGCCCAGGGCCGAACTCCTGGCCGGCAAGGCAGAGGTGCGTCGCGGCGTAGTGGTGGATGACCGCATGCGCACCAGCCTGCCGGAGGTCTACGCGGCCGGAGACGTGGTGGAATGCACCGACGTGGCCTGGGGGCAAGGCCGGGTCGGCGCCATATGGCCGCACGCTGTGGCACAGGGTAAGGTGGCGGGGGCGAACATGGCTGGAGTTCATCTGCTGTTCCGAGGGGCGCTGGCCAGGAACTCGCTGGACGTCTTCGGCCTTCCCTTCGTGTCCATGGGCGTGACGCGGGTCCCACCGGAGCCCGGCTGGAGTTCTCAGGTGCTGCGGGACGGCGACGCCTACCTGAAGCTGGTGTTCCGGGGGGGTCGCATCGTGGGCGCCGTCCTCGTGGGGTGCGCGGGACTGGCCGGAGTGATCCAGGCCGCCATACGCAGGGGAGACGGGGCCTGGCAGCAGCGCATCGCCATTGCAGGGATCCCGGCCGAACGGGCCAGAGAGGTATGTCAAGGGGGGATACCGGGTGCAGAAGGTTCTGGTGGTTGA
- a CDS encoding 4Fe-4S dicluster domain-containing protein yields the protein MQKVLVVDPNLCTGCRQCELACSYHHEGFYSPHLSRIRVVKFEDRCLNVPVVCSYCERPPCEEVCPTGAMSHAVGQTYAVVVEERCIGCKECVHVCPLGAVGIHPRKGTAMRCDLCRGDPACVKVCTAGALKFEPVEEEVRDRRRARAGALGLV from the coding sequence GTGCAGAAGGTTCTGGTGGTTGACCCCAACCTTTGTACCGGATGCCGCCAGTGTGAACTGGCGTGCTCGTACCATCACGAGGGCTTTTACTCGCCCCACCTGTCCCGCATACGCGTGGTCAAGTTCGAGGACAGGTGCCTCAACGTCCCGGTGGTGTGCAGTTACTGCGAAAGGCCGCCGTGCGAGGAGGTGTGCCCGACGGGGGCCATGTCCCACGCTGTCGGCCAGACTTATGCGGTCGTGGTGGAAGAGAGGTGCATTGGGTGCAAGGAATGCGTCCACGTTTGCCCGCTGGGGGCGGTCGGCATCCACCCGCGCAAGGGTACGGCTATGCGTTGTGACCTCTGCCGGGGGGACCCGGCGTGCGTGAAAGTGTGCACGGCGGGGGCGCTCAAGTTCGAGCCGGTGGAGGAAGAGGTGCGTGACAGGAGGCGGGCGCGGGCCGGGGCCCTGGGCCTTGTGTAG